One window from the genome of Lentibacillus daqui encodes:
- a CDS encoding DUF456 domain-containing protein, with the protein MLEVRCIFNLLIWLIIIALFILSFAGILFPIIPSSLVLWVAFLLYHFAINSSELTLVFWIAMAVLTILLIGSDMLANSYFVKKFGGSKWGERVAAIAVIIGSFVIPPFGIVVIPFLAVFTIELMQQRSSQEAILAAVGSFLGFFGGALAKVMIQLLMIIWFIIVVIM; encoded by the coding sequence ATGCTGGAGGTGAGATGTATATTTAACCTATTGATCTGGCTAATAATTATCGCACTATTTATCTTAAGTTTTGCCGGGATCCTATTTCCCATTATTCCTTCATCGCTCGTTCTTTGGGTGGCGTTTTTACTATATCACTTCGCCATCAATTCTAGTGAGTTAACACTTGTTTTTTGGATAGCAATGGCAGTTTTGACAATATTGCTTATCGGATCTGATATGTTAGCAAACAGTTATTTCGTGAAAAAATTTGGTGGCAGTAAATGGGGAGAACGCGTTGCTGCTATTGCTGTAATTATCGGCTCGTTCGTGATTCCGCCCTTTGGGATTGTGGTTATCCCATTTCTTGCGGTTTTCACAATTGAGCTTATGCAACAGCGAAGTTCCCAAGAAGCGATTCTAGCCGCTGTTGGTTCATTTCTTGGATTTTTTGGTGGAGCACTGGCAAAGGTTATGATTCAACTTCTAATGATCATTTGGTTTATAATAGTAGTTATCATGTAA
- the ehuB gene encoding ectoine/hydroxyectoine ABC transporter substrate-binding protein EhuB, translating to MKKTLFMPILCFVLVMLAACGSDNASGESDGDGNLLEKLKEKGTVTVGFANEKPYAYQDDSGELKGAAVDIATAVFKELGVDNVEGQLADYSQLIPGLNAGKFEVITAGMAITPERCENADFGEPEMMYGEGLIVQKGNPLDLHSYKDLADKDATVSIMSGATENDFVTKEGVDKKQIQSAPDIPATFSAVESGRADATTGTEMTIKMAFESSDSNKLEFVEDFEQPEDIEGVPSYGAAAFKKGNDKLREAYNEKLAELKDSGKVAELLEKNGFSGETNSAPDDITAESVCSGENY from the coding sequence ATGAAGAAGACGTTATTCATGCCCATTTTGTGTTTTGTGTTAGTTATGCTGGCTGCATGCGGATCAGATAATGCCAGTGGGGAAAGTGACGGTGATGGCAATCTGCTTGAGAAATTGAAAGAAAAGGGCACCGTAACAGTTGGTTTTGCCAATGAAAAGCCGTACGCTTACCAGGATGATAGCGGCGAATTAAAAGGTGCCGCAGTGGATATTGCTACTGCAGTTTTCAAAGAACTGGGTGTAGACAATGTGGAAGGACAGCTTGCCGACTATAGTCAATTAATTCCCGGGTTAAACGCTGGAAAATTTGAAGTAATTACAGCTGGGATGGCCATCACTCCGGAACGTTGCGAAAACGCCGACTTTGGTGAACCGGAAATGATGTATGGGGAAGGACTAATCGTGCAAAAAGGCAACCCGCTGGACCTGCACAGCTATAAGGATTTGGCTGATAAGGATGCAACCGTATCCATTATGTCCGGTGCCACCGAAAATGACTTTGTAACCAAGGAAGGGGTTGACAAGAAGCAAATTCAAAGTGCACCGGATATTCCTGCAACTTTTTCTGCAGTTGAATCCGGGCGCGCCGATGCAACAACCGGTACCGAAATGACGATCAAAATGGCTTTTGAATCATCTGACAGTAATAAACTGGAATTCGTTGAGGACTTCGAGCAGCCTGAGGATATAGAAGGGGTACCGAGCTATGGTGCCGCAGCCTTCAAAAAAGGCAACGACAAACTACGCGAAGCCTATAATGAGAAACTGGCAGAACTAAAGGACAGCGGAAAAGTCGCTGAACTTTTGGAGAAAAACGGGTTCAGCGGCGAGACGAATAGTGCTCCCGATGATATTACCGCAGAAAGTGTTTGCAGCGGTGAAAATTACTAG
- the ehuC gene encoding ectoine/hydroxyectoine ABC transporter permease subunit EhuC → MSTISHVFPILMKGVEVTVTVLLASIVIGYLVAFIAGFCRLSNNIILRKFTGFYVEVFRGTSLIVQLFWFYYALPMLFNFDIGSNYWAGVLAISLNYGAYLSEIVRGSIVSVAKGQTEAATALNMSSFQRMRLVVFPQAVRMMLPEFGNYLILMLKSTSLVSLIGMTDILYQGDILRSANLSQAPTIYLLVLVFYFILALPLIWLTKKMEKVSKKGVASQ, encoded by the coding sequence ATTAGTACAATAAGTCACGTTTTCCCGATTCTGATGAAAGGCGTTGAAGTTACTGTAACTGTTCTTCTCGCCTCCATTGTGATAGGGTATTTAGTAGCTTTCATTGCCGGATTTTGCCGGCTTTCCAATAATATAATACTGAGGAAATTTACCGGTTTTTACGTAGAGGTATTTCGCGGGACATCCCTCATTGTTCAACTGTTTTGGTTTTACTATGCCTTGCCAATGTTGTTTAACTTTGATATTGGCAGTAACTATTGGGCAGGGGTGCTAGCCATTTCCTTAAACTATGGTGCTTATCTATCGGAAATCGTTCGCGGTTCCATTGTATCCGTTGCTAAGGGACAAACCGAAGCTGCCACCGCATTAAATATGTCTTCCTTTCAGCGCATGCGACTGGTTGTTTTCCCACAGGCAGTGCGGATGATGTTGCCTGAGTTTGGCAATTATCTCATCCTCATGCTTAAATCAACCTCCCTTGTTTCATTAATTGGTATGACGGATATTTTGTACCAGGGGGACATACTGCGCAGTGCAAACCTGTCACAGGCACCAACCATTTATTTATTAGTATTGGTATTCTACTTCATTCTAGCCCTTCCATTAATTTGGCTTACAAAGAAAATGGAAAAGGTATCAAAGAAAGGGGTGGCTAGTCAATGA
- a CDS encoding cysteine hydrolase family protein, protein MGKRALINIDYTYDFVAEDGKLTSGKPGQAIENQVVELTKDFIKAGDYVVFAIDGHEEGNTYHPEAALFPPHNLNGTSGRELYGKLAAVYKENKAADHVYYMDKTRYSAFAGTNLEIKLRERAIDEVHLIGVCTDICILHTAVDAYNKGFRIVVYKDAVASFNQTGHEFALSHFVHTLGAKVV, encoded by the coding sequence ATGGGGAAACGGGCATTGATTAATATTGACTACACATATGATTTTGTCGCCGAAGATGGGAAATTAACCAGTGGGAAACCCGGGCAAGCGATTGAGAACCAGGTTGTCGAATTGACCAAGGATTTTATCAAAGCAGGAGACTATGTGGTGTTTGCCATTGATGGACACGAGGAAGGCAATACGTATCATCCTGAGGCCGCGTTATTCCCGCCACATAACCTTAATGGCACAAGTGGGCGGGAGCTTTATGGGAAGTTGGCAGCTGTTTACAAGGAAAATAAAGCAGCCGACCATGTTTACTATATGGATAAAACCCGCTATAGCGCATTTGCCGGAACCAATCTGGAAATCAAATTACGTGAACGGGCCATTGATGAAGTACACTTAATTGGCGTATGTACCGACATTTGTATCTTGCATACGGCTGTGGATGCTTATAATAAAGGATTTCGAATCGTTGTCTATAAAGATGCAGTTGCAAGTTTTAATCAAACCGGGCATGAATTTGCTTTGTCCCATTTTGTTCACACATTGGGAGCTAAAGTGGTGTAA
- the ehuD gene encoding ectoine/hydroxyectoine ABC transporter permease subunit EhuD yields the protein MTDNGWSWETFFDSFPIVLQGLGITLGLTIACYLFALIFGFFWTFAKRIPIKAIRWVLSWIMEFIRSTPPLVQLFFLYYAWPMVPGIGVTLDPFTSAVLGLGIHYSTYIGEVYRSGIDSVGVGQWEASRALNFSTKQKWTKIILPQAIPPTIPMLGNYLIIMFKEVPLASTVGVSGILFMANEFGSQHWKYLEPITIVAILFLVLSYPSALLINKLEKKMNRRFDKKAVNTKVQENKGAVS from the coding sequence ATGACTGATAACGGCTGGAGCTGGGAGACATTCTTTGATTCATTTCCAATTGTATTGCAAGGGCTTGGCATCACACTGGGTTTAACCATTGCCTGTTATTTATTTGCCTTAATCTTTGGGTTCTTCTGGACATTTGCCAAGCGTATTCCGATAAAAGCGATTAGATGGGTGTTATCATGGATCATGGAGTTTATCCGGTCAACCCCACCACTGGTTCAGCTATTTTTCCTTTATTATGCATGGCCAATGGTACCAGGAATCGGTGTAACGTTGGATCCATTTACAAGCGCAGTACTCGGCCTTGGGATACACTATAGTACATATATCGGTGAAGTGTATCGCTCCGGAATCGACAGTGTTGGCGTTGGACAATGGGAAGCATCTCGGGCATTGAACTTTTCCACCAAACAAAAGTGGACAAAAATCATTCTGCCCCAAGCGATACCGCCAACCATTCCAATGCTGGGAAACTATTTAATTATCATGTTCAAAGAGGTACCACTGGCCTCAACAGTTGGTGTATCAGGAATCCTGTTTATGGCCAATGAATTTGGTTCACAGCATTGGAAGTATCTTGAACCCATCACAATTGTTGCCATTTTATTCCTGGTATTAAGTTATCCGTCCGCACTACTGATTAATAAACTGGAGAAAAAAATGAACCGGCGTTTCGATAAAAAAGCGGTAAATACGAAAGTTCAGGAAAACAAAGGAGCTGTTTCTTAA
- a CDS encoding ketopantoate reductase family protein, producing MMNVVVIGAGALGAYFGIRLSEGGANVTFLVREKRARQIEENKLAVKSPQGDYTIKKPQLATDAAEIDQADLVLVCVKGYHLEGTLDNLKKLVDQGAHVLPVLNGIEHISYLQDKLGKDAVIGGLSFIIATLDEQGHVVHSSDFHQLVFGPLHSTQMPICKRLDELCKAANISGKLSGHILYELWKKYTFINAFSGVTTAANLPIGAIRKHNSTFLIVEMILQEMRTLAKAYHTEIAADDVEAAKTQLLNLPDEATSSMHQDRRKGLTLEVDHLHGGALRLAKAVGVDMPYTEAVYGLIKPFENA from the coding sequence ATGATGAATGTTGTTGTCATTGGTGCAGGTGCTTTAGGGGCTTATTTTGGTATACGCCTGTCGGAAGGTGGGGCGAATGTTACATTTCTGGTTCGGGAAAAACGAGCCAGGCAAATTGAAGAAAACAAACTGGCCGTCAAAAGTCCTCAAGGGGATTACACAATCAAAAAACCGCAACTTGCTACAGACGCTGCAGAAATTGACCAAGCGGATCTCGTACTTGTTTGTGTGAAGGGATATCACTTAGAGGGAACATTGGATAATTTGAAGAAATTGGTTGATCAAGGCGCACATGTATTACCGGTGTTAAATGGAATCGAACACATTAGCTATTTGCAGGACAAACTGGGTAAAGATGCGGTGATTGGCGGTCTTTCTTTTATTATTGCAACATTGGACGAACAAGGTCATGTCGTCCATTCAAGTGACTTCCATCAACTTGTCTTTGGTCCGCTTCATTCAACGCAAATGCCTATTTGTAAACGGTTGGATGAGCTTTGTAAAGCAGCAAATATTTCAGGGAAGCTTAGTGGGCATATTTTATATGAACTTTGGAAGAAGTATACATTTATTAATGCGTTTTCCGGAGTCACGACCGCTGCAAATCTACCAATTGGTGCCATTCGCAAGCATAATAGTACATTCTTGATTGTGGAAATGATCTTGCAGGAAATGCGAACACTTGCCAAAGCTTATCATACAGAGATTGCCGCTGATGACGTAGAAGCGGCCAAAACACAGTTGCTGAATTTACCTGATGAAGCTACCTCATCCATGCATCAGGATCGCCGCAAAGGCTTAACATTGGAAGTTGATCACTTACATGGCGGCGCCCTCCGTTTAGCTAAGGCAGTCGGTGTTGATATGCCATACACGGAAGCAGTATATGGATTAATTAAACCGTTTGAGAATGCTTAA
- the ehuA gene encoding ectoine/hydroxyectoine ABC transporter ATP-binding protein EhuA, protein MTEPIVMYKDVHKSFGDVKVLRGIDLDIKPGEKIAVIGPSGSGKTTIIRLLMTLEEPTSGDIIVDGKNLWQMKKGNKLVPANEKHLREIRGNIGMVFQHFNLFPHMSILENCMTAPIHVQKENKEQAKKRSMEMLEKVGLGDKLDNYPSQLSGGQKQRVAMARALVMRPKIMLFDEVTSALDPELVGEVLEVIRDIAKEGEMAMVLVTHEMEFARDVADRILFLDNGVIAEQGPPMDVLENTTNERLQSFLHRFRH, encoded by the coding sequence ATGACGGAACCAATTGTCATGTATAAAGACGTGCATAAATCATTTGGTGATGTAAAGGTATTGCGGGGAATTGATTTAGACATCAAACCAGGTGAAAAAATCGCGGTTATTGGCCCGAGCGGATCAGGCAAAACCACCATTATCCGCTTGTTGATGACCTTGGAAGAGCCAACCTCGGGAGATATTATTGTCGATGGTAAAAATTTATGGCAGATGAAAAAAGGCAACAAGCTTGTCCCCGCCAACGAAAAACATTTACGGGAAATACGCGGAAACATTGGCATGGTCTTTCAGCATTTTAATTTATTTCCCCACATGTCTATTTTGGAAAATTGTATGACAGCGCCCATTCATGTCCAAAAGGAAAATAAGGAACAAGCCAAAAAGCGCTCGATGGAAATGCTGGAAAAGGTCGGATTGGGAGATAAATTGGATAATTATCCAAGCCAGCTTTCCGGTGGGCAGAAACAGCGGGTAGCCATGGCCCGTGCATTGGTGATGCGTCCGAAAATCATGCTGTTTGACGAGGTGACCTCAGCACTTGACCCGGAACTTGTCGGCGAAGTGCTTGAGGTGATCCGTGATATCGCCAAGGAAGGGGAAATGGCAATGGTGCTCGTTACCCACGAAATGGAATTTGCCCGTGATGTGGCGGATCGTATCTTATTCCTGGATAATGGGGTAATTGCCGAACAAGGACCGCCCATGGATGTACTGGAAAATACAACGAATGAGCGGCTGCAAAGCTTTTTGCACCGGTTTAGGCACTAA
- the thiD gene encoding bifunctional hydroxymethylpyrimidine kinase/phosphomethylpyrimidine kinase, whose product MKKPPRVLTIAGSAAGGSAGIQADLKTFQELDVYGMSVVTAIVARHPTTNKNVHPQTLEAIEAQYATAVDQVGLDALKTGMLFSKEVILKTSEIIQKGATDYHVIDPVMVGKLDSKLLEDDAIEAMKSELFPLATIITPNMPEASFLLDERKLENLDDLKQAAIDLHKLGSRYVLVKGGRLTGPAVDVLYDGTQLTTFTAQRIDTVNTSGAGCSYSAAITAELAKGHDVIEAVKLAKTFVTAAIAYGFTYTEKVGPTYHAAMRMNGEPHQIIVEKMEG is encoded by the coding sequence ATGAAAAAACCGCCTCGAGTGCTAACGATAGCAGGATCGGCTGCAGGTGGAAGTGCTGGGATTCAGGCAGATTTAAAAACCTTTCAGGAACTTGATGTATATGGAATGAGTGTGGTTACAGCTATTGTTGCCCGCCACCCAACAACAAATAAAAACGTCCATCCGCAAACATTGGAGGCCATTGAAGCGCAGTATGCCACAGCGGTTGATCAGGTTGGACTTGATGCATTGAAAACGGGTATGCTTTTTTCCAAGGAAGTTATTCTAAAGACAAGTGAGATTATCCAAAAAGGCGCAACTGATTATCATGTTATTGACCCAGTAATGGTTGGGAAACTGGATTCGAAACTATTGGAGGACGACGCGATTGAGGCGATGAAATCGGAGCTATTCCCATTGGCAACGATCATTACGCCAAATATGCCAGAAGCATCTTTCTTGCTGGATGAACGTAAACTTGAAAATTTGGATGATTTAAAACAAGCCGCGATCGATTTGCATAAGCTTGGTTCGAGATATGTTTTGGTAAAGGGTGGTCGGTTAACAGGACCGGCAGTCGATGTGTTGTACGATGGGACCCAATTGACAACGTTTACTGCACAGCGCATTGATACGGTAAATACTAGTGGTGCCGGGTGTTCCTATTCAGCTGCCATTACGGCTGAACTGGCTAAGGGACATGATGTCATTGAAGCGGTGAAACTGGCAAAAACCTTTGTGACGGCTGCGATTGCATATGGTTTTACATATACGGAAAAGGTTGGTCCTACGTATCACGCAGCAATGCGGATGAATGGCGAACCGCACCAAATCATCGTTGAAAAGATGGAGGGATGA
- the ytzI gene encoding YtzI protein, whose protein sequence is MLGYLIIGILIILIVLVLTLVSISKGYAYQHTIDPLPQENNEGNSATGE, encoded by the coding sequence ATGCTAGGTTACTTGATTATTGGAATTCTTATTATCTTAATTGTTCTTGTGTTAACATTGGTTTCCATTTCCAAGGGATACGCTTATCAACATACAATTGATCCATTGCCACAGGAAAATAATGAGGGGAATAGCGCCACTGGCGAATAA
- a CDS encoding tRNA dihydrouridine synthase translates to MIDNFWRDLPRPFFVLAPMEDVTNVVFRHVVSEAARPDVFFTEFTNTESYCHPEGKLSVRGRLAFTEDEQPIVAHIWGDKPEYFRQMSIGMAKQGFKGVDINMGCPAPNVAPKGKGCGLIRRPEVAADIIQAAKAGGLPVSVKTRLGYTEVGEWHDWLTHVLKQDIVNLSIHLRTKKEMSKVDAHWELIPEIKKLRDQVAPDTLLTINGDIPDRQTGLKLAQQYGVDGIMIGRGVFKNPFAFEKQPKDHSSKELLDLLRLQLDLHDKYSKAFEPHSFKPLRRFFKIYVRGFRGASELRNQLMKTESTGEVRAMLDNFE, encoded by the coding sequence ATGATAGATAATTTTTGGCGCGATTTACCAAGGCCGTTTTTTGTACTGGCACCGATGGAAGATGTGACCAATGTTGTTTTTCGCCATGTGGTGAGTGAAGCAGCCAGACCTGATGTGTTTTTTACAGAGTTTACAAACACGGAAAGTTATTGTCACCCAGAGGGAAAGCTTAGTGTGCGTGGGCGATTGGCTTTTACAGAAGATGAACAACCTATTGTGGCGCATATATGGGGGGACAAGCCAGAATACTTTCGGCAAATGAGCATTGGAATGGCGAAACAAGGGTTTAAGGGGGTCGACATCAATATGGGCTGCCCTGCACCGAATGTGGCACCAAAAGGGAAAGGATGCGGTCTAATCCGTCGTCCAGAAGTTGCAGCGGATATCATACAAGCAGCAAAAGCAGGCGGCTTGCCCGTTAGTGTGAAAACAAGACTTGGTTACACGGAAGTTGGTGAATGGCACGACTGGTTAACACACGTATTGAAGCAGGATATCGTTAATCTTTCCATTCATCTGCGTACGAAAAAAGAAATGAGTAAGGTAGATGCTCATTGGGAACTGATTCCGGAGATTAAGAAACTTCGTGATCAAGTGGCACCAGATACACTTTTGACAATCAATGGAGATATTCCTGATCGGCAAACTGGTTTGAAGCTTGCTCAGCAATATGGTGTTGATGGGATTATGATTGGACGTGGTGTTTTTAAAAATCCATTTGCCTTTGAAAAGCAGCCAAAAGATCATAGTAGTAAAGAATTGCTTGATCTCCTAAGACTGCAGCTAGATCTCCATGATAAATATTCCAAAGCATTCGAGCCACATTCATTCAAACCTCTTCGTCGATTTTTCAAGATATATGTCCGCGGGTTTCGAGGGGCGAGTGAATTAAGAAATCAATTGATGAAAACAGAGTCAACAGGTGAAGTGCGTGCAATGCTTGATAACTTTGAGTGA